A single region of the ANME-2 cluster archaeon genome encodes:
- a CDS encoding IS1634 family transposase, with amino-acid sequence MVSLKKKNIKGHTYWYAVEMARVDGKPKQVWQKYLGTAEKIVELKEKAAELPHIKLKSFQYGKTAALLSISDELNFIETVNKHTDKKKIEGLTVGEYLLLNIIGRCDGALSENSMQKWFDTSSLDILWKFPHKLTCQNFLN; translated from the coding sequence ATGGTATCACTAAAGAAAAAGAACATCAAAGGTCATACCTATTGGTATGCTGTGGAAATGGCCCGAGTTGATGGCAAACCCAAACAAGTCTGGCAAAAGTACCTTGGAACCGCAGAAAAGATTGTAGAACTGAAAGAAAAAGCAGCAGAATTACCTCACATCAAATTAAAATCATTTCAATATGGTAAAACAGCAGCCTTGCTTTCCATATCAGATGAACTAAACTTCATTGAAACCGTAAACAAACACACCGACAAAAAGAAAATTGAAGGGTTGACAGTTGGTGAATATCTCCTTTTAAACATCATCGGTCGATGTGATGGAGCACTATCAGAAAATTCCATGCAGAAATGGTTCGACACATCCTCATTGGACATACTGTGGAAATTTCCACACAAACTTACCTGCCAAAACTTCCTGAACC